The Lentisphaera araneosa HTCC2155 genome has a segment encoding these proteins:
- a CDS encoding arylsulfatase has product MEENHPLLKSRQPQSKKLIKEHSMNTQKIITMLTVVALALAGQLSAAENSKPLAVSKSKPNIILVLTDDMAWGELGMSGNPKIKTPNIDRLSKESLRFTNFNVAPTCAPSRAQIMSGKHEFSVGVTHTILDRMNLRDDITILPQIMKQGGYQTGMVGKWHLSEPGHKTGLTGKPLEPHRRGFDTAIYTFNQLGRFNPTLSHNGKNSKYEGYCGDVVFDEGIKWMESCSKEKPYFAYLATSIPHTPLAAPQRYKDLYSGAKLKNNEKNYYAMISAVDENIGKLMTWMASRKDDRETILIFMTDNGHAISGPDGAGHSRDGRLKKNGLYNFGFRGGKTQSWRGATCVPFLIRWPGVTTSNTENNTLASGMDILPTFAEIAGVGIDDLGVQGVSLLPDIKGEKSNVTKDRLLFSHVGRWNASDLMETYKYRYAAIFNNRYRLTWGEKGHPELKDYLNDREEEKDITSEHPELVQRFKQEYEKWWEAAKTGMVNDLHQLKTGKIKRRKGGD; this is encoded by the coding sequence GTGGAAGAAAATCACCCACTTCTAAAAAGTAGGCAGCCCCAATCGAAAAAATTAATAAAAGAACATAGCATGAACACCCAAAAAATAATAACCATGCTCACGGTAGTTGCCCTGGCCCTGGCCGGCCAGTTATCAGCTGCAGAAAACTCCAAGCCGCTTGCGGTGAGCAAGTCGAAACCGAACATCATTCTGGTTTTGACCGATGATATGGCGTGGGGAGAGTTGGGAATGAGCGGCAATCCAAAGATCAAAACGCCCAATATTGATCGACTCTCTAAAGAGAGCCTTCGATTCACAAACTTTAATGTTGCTCCTACGTGCGCACCCTCAAGAGCTCAGATTATGAGTGGTAAACATGAATTTTCTGTTGGGGTGACTCATACGATATTAGATCGTATGAACCTCAGGGATGATATAACCATACTTCCTCAAATAATGAAACAAGGCGGTTATCAGACCGGTATGGTTGGTAAATGGCATCTTTCAGAACCCGGTCACAAAACAGGTCTGACAGGGAAACCGTTGGAGCCTCATCGTCGTGGGTTTGATACAGCGATCTACACCTTCAATCAGTTAGGGCGATTTAACCCGACTCTATCTCACAATGGAAAGAATAGTAAATATGAAGGTTATTGTGGGGATGTTGTTTTTGATGAGGGGATAAAATGGATGGAGTCCTGCTCAAAAGAAAAGCCCTATTTTGCCTACCTTGCGACCAGTATACCTCATACCCCACTAGCGGCCCCACAGCGCTACAAAGACTTGTATTCGGGTGCCAAGCTGAAAAATAATGAAAAAAACTACTATGCTATGATATCCGCAGTTGATGAGAATATAGGGAAGTTGATGACGTGGATGGCGAGTCGCAAAGACGATCGGGAGACCATTTTAATCTTTATGACAGATAATGGTCATGCCATTTCCGGACCAGACGGTGCTGGGCATAGTCGCGATGGAAGGTTGAAGAAGAACGGGCTCTATAATTTTGGTTTCCGTGGGGGAAAAACTCAATCATGGCGGGGTGCGACTTGTGTGCCATTCTTGATCCGGTGGCCTGGAGTGACGACCTCGAATACAGAAAATAACACCTTGGCAAGTGGGATGGATATTCTTCCGACCTTTGCAGAAATTGCCGGAGTAGGCATAGATGATCTGGGGGTTCAAGGAGTGAGCCTGCTGCCTGATATTAAGGGTGAAAAATCAAACGTCACTAAAGACCGGTTATTGTTTAGTCATGTAGGCCGATGGAACGCCAGTGATCTTATGGAAACTTATAAATATAGATATGCAGCTATATTCAACAATCGCTACAGGTTGACCTGGGGAGAAAAAGGACACCCGGAGCTAAAAGATTACCTAAATGATCGTGAAGAGGAGAAGGATATAACATCAGAACACCCAGAGCTGGTTCAGCGATTCAAACAAGAGTATGAGAAATGGTGGGAAGCTGCAAAAACAGGAATGGTCAATGATCTTCATCAGCTCAAAACGGGAAAAATAAAGCGCCGCAAGGGAGGCGATTAG
- a CDS encoding type II secretion system protein: MKALKNFTNDRLVKSPDVLNRVKKFTLIELLVVIAIIAILASLLLPVLSKAREKSRQAACLSNEKQNITGYHMFASDNDGKFPLSPGKGLHENVGNGSGYGSFPSYADRYYGLGRLYKDYNIDPHVFYCPSDELVTYDGPNGWKYHTGSWSGVWLAVSYFTRVTDKDQQILSTTHDPGMAIISDPLSLRVGGPKYYDGPLHRNGFNVAYVDGSAKHVLNSGNLMAIPEHHRDWNNHNIIWELMDRD; encoded by the coding sequence ATGAAAGCACTTAAGAATTTTACCAATGACAGACTTGTTAAATCACCTGATGTACTGAATAGAGTGAAGAAATTCACTCTTATCGAACTATTGGTGGTAATTGCGATTATCGCAATTCTTGCATCATTGCTTTTACCGGTATTATCCAAGGCCAGGGAGAAAAGTAGGCAGGCAGCATGTTTATCCAATGAGAAACAGAATATTACGGGTTACCATATGTTTGCTTCGGACAATGATGGAAAATTTCCTTTGTCACCCGGAAAAGGCCTACACGAAAATGTAGGTAACGGCTCAGGCTACGGCTCATTTCCTTCATATGCTGACCGTTACTATGGTTTAGGTCGACTCTATAAAGATTACAATATTGATCCTCATGTATTCTACTGTCCGTCCGATGAGCTTGTTACGTATGACGGTCCTAATGGCTGGAAATATCATACAGGGAGTTGGAGTGGGGTTTGGCTTGCCGTTAGCTACTTTACAAGGGTAACAGATAAAGATCAACAGATATTATCAACAACGCATGACCCCGGTATGGCAATTATTTCCGATCCTCTTTCACTACGAGTAGGAGGGCCTAAGTATTATGACGGACCCCTCCATAGAAATGGGTTTAATGTTGCATATGTTGATGGTTCGGCGAAACATGTTTTAAACTCAGGGAATTTGATGGCTATACCAGAACACCATAGAGACTGGAACAATCATAATATTATATGGGAACTGATGGATAGAGATTAA
- a CDS encoding aldose epimerase family protein produces the protein MLGVLITGCTTAKQSGALKLNKSEFVKTIDGKRTDLYVLKNSNGVEVAVSNYGARTVGISVPDKNGQFEDVISGFNTLDEYINCPEPFHGPIVGRVGNRIAKGKFKLEGKEYNVSINNGPNHLHGGLKGFHHRVWDVKSVSVKAIHLHYLSKDGEMGYPGNLSVDVRYALNDKNELSISYKATTDKKTVVNLTWHPFFNLAGEGTTINDHIMEINADYYTPVDDILIPLGKNVSVKNTPFDFRKTKAIGRDLDQQKNNTQLKHGAGYDHNWVLKRPDDNSMAFAARVTEPKSGRVMEIYTQEPGLQFYGGNFFDGKTNGKNGKPQIYRGAMALETQKFPDAPNQPNFPSVVLDKGDTYATKSIYKFTTSKESHVKKGSIEKN, from the coding sequence ATGCTTGGAGTACTTATTACAGGGTGCACCACAGCAAAACAGAGTGGTGCTTTAAAACTGAACAAGTCAGAGTTTGTAAAAACTATCGACGGTAAGAGGACAGATCTCTATGTACTCAAAAACAGTAACGGTGTAGAGGTTGCTGTAAGCAACTACGGAGCCCGTACAGTCGGTATATCTGTTCCCGATAAAAATGGTCAATTCGAGGATGTCATCAGCGGTTTTAATACACTAGATGAATACATCAACTGCCCGGAGCCTTTTCACGGCCCCATAGTAGGTCGTGTAGGCAACCGTATTGCCAAAGGTAAATTCAAACTTGAAGGCAAAGAATACAATGTGTCGATCAACAACGGCCCGAATCACCTGCACGGCGGTCTCAAAGGCTTCCACCATCGTGTCTGGGATGTAAAAAGTGTGAGCGTTAAGGCTATCCACCTACATTACCTATCAAAAGATGGCGAGATGGGCTATCCGGGAAATCTCAGCGTCGATGTTCGCTACGCTCTCAACGATAAAAATGAATTGTCCATATCCTATAAAGCAACAACGGATAAGAAAACAGTCGTCAACCTGACCTGGCACCCCTTCTTCAACCTTGCAGGAGAAGGCACGACAATCAATGATCATATCATGGAAATCAATGCCGATTACTACACACCGGTTGATGACATTCTGATTCCTCTTGGGAAAAATGTAAGCGTGAAAAATACTCCTTTTGATTTTCGCAAAACAAAGGCCATCGGCCGTGACTTGGATCAACAGAAAAACAATACACAGCTGAAACACGGTGCCGGATATGATCATAACTGGGTGCTTAAGCGTCCTGATGACAATTCTATGGCCTTTGCTGCACGGGTTACTGAACCAAAAAGCGGTCGAGTTATGGAGATCTACACTCAGGAGCCTGGACTCCAATTTTACGGAGGAAACTTTTTTGATGGAAAGACGAATGGTAAAAACGGCAAGCCGCAGATCTATCGCGGTGCCATGGCACTTGAAACACAAAAGTTCCCCGATGCTCCGAACCAGCCGAATTTCCCGTCTGTCGTTCTTGATAAAGGTGATACATACGCAACAAAGTCGATATATAAATTCACAACAAGCAAAGAATCGCATGTAAAAAAGGGATCAATCGAGAAAAATTAA